In the genome of Crassaminicella thermophila, the window GCTCCTCCTCTTGGAATTTTTGCTTGTATTGTTACAGGAGCAATTGGTGCTGGAACGATTGCATCTAGCGAAGGAGGCACATTTATTGTAAAAATAGGAGAACCTGTAGGGGCTTTTGTTGCTGCATTAGTTGGTGCAGAGTTTTCAAAGTTTATATCAGGTAAAACAAAGGTTGATATTGTTTTAGTTCCTGCTGCTACTATTATTATAGGAGGATTAGCAGGTATTTTTATTGGGCCGATTATGGCATCAGTTATGAAAACTTTAGGAGGAATTATTAATAGAGCTACTGAGCTTAGACCAATACCTATGGGAATTATTATTTCAGTACTAATGGGGATGATTTTGACACTTCCAATAAGTAGTGCTGCTTTATCTATATCATTAGGACTTAATGGTCTTGCTGCAGGAGCTTCTGTAGTAGGTTGTGCAACACAAATGATTGGTTTTGCTGTAGCAAGTTATAGAGAAAATGGTATTGGAGGAGCTATTGCTCAGGGATTAGGAACATCTATGCTGCAAGTTCCTAATATTATAAAAAATCCTTTTATTTGGATTCCTCCAACGCTAGCTAGTGCAATTTTAGGGCCTATTGCTACATATGTGCTAAAAATGGAGAATAACAGTATTGGAGCAGGTATGGGTACGAGTGGTTTGGTTGGACAGTTTGGTACTATTGCTGCTATGGGAGGGAGTCAATCAACAACTATTATTATAGGTAAAATTGCTTTATTACATTTTATTTTACCAGCGCTCCTTACTTTTATAATCTCTGAATATATGAGAAAAAAAGGATGGATTAAATATGGAGATATGAAATTAAATCCATAATTTGAAAAATTTATTGCTCGATAGTATAATGTACTAAAGATGATACTATCGAGTATATTTTTGAAAAAAATACTGACAACTGGGTATATTATGAAATATAAGGAATATTGTGAATAGGGGTGAAAAATTTGAGAAAAGGAAAGGTTGTTTTAGTTGGCTTAGTTATGGCCATATTTTTTGTATTAACTTCCTTTACAAGTATTATTAATTTTATAACAGATTATCAATGGTTTAAAGAAATTGGGTATAATGAAGTTTTTTTAACAAAAATTATAACCCAGTTTAAAATAGGGGTACCACTTTTTATTATATTGACTTTACTGTTGTATCTTTATTTACTATCTATTAAGAAAAATTATAATAAAAAAATACATACAGTATATATTGGTATAAGTGAAAAAAGAATTAATCAAATGGCTTTAGGAATTGCTACTTTTGTATCGTTTCTAGGGACTTTAGCAGTTTGTGGAAATCTCTGGTTTGAAATATTAAAATTCTTTAATATGACTAAATTTAATATTAAAGATCCGATATTTAATCATGATATATCATTTTATATGCTTAGGTTACCTTTATTAGAAAAAATTTATTATTTGCTTATGACCTTTATTGTGTTTTTAGTAATTATTACAGTCGTTTTTTATATGATTATGATGAGTACAAGAAGACCTACATTATTTGATGTCAATCAAGAGATGGGAGAGGCTAGAGGAAGAAGGTTTAATAGTGATAATGGAAGACAATTATTACATATTGCACTAGGGCAGCTAACTTTTTTAGGTGTAATATTTTTTATAGTCTTGGGATTAGGATATATACTAAAAACTTATGATTTACTTTATTCACCTAGGGGTGTAGCATATGGTGCGAGCTTTACAGATATACATATAACCTTGTGGGATTATCGAGTAAAGATTATTATATCTATTATTTCTGCTGTTTTGCTTGTAATAGGAGCAAAATCAAGGAAAATGAAGTTAGCTTTATCAGGACCAGTAATTATGATTTTACTAAGCATTGTAGGAAATATGATTGCTTTAGGTGTACAAAATTTTATTGTAGCACCTGATGAAATTTCAAAAGAAAGAAAGTATTTAAAATATAATATAAAATATACGAAGATGGCTTATGGACTAGATAAAATAGAAGAAAAAAATTTTCGAGCAGATCAGACTATAACAAGAGGAGATTTAGAGGAAAATAAGGAAACCATAAAAAACATACGCATTAATGATTATCGGCCTACAAAGCAGTTTTATAATCAAAGACAAGGGATTCGACTGTATTATCAATTCCATGACGTAGATATTGATCGATATAATATTGATGGTCAATTGACACAAGTATTTTTATCTGGTAGAGAGATTGATGAAAGAAAAATAAGTGAACAATGGATTAATCAGCATTTAAAATATACCCATGGATATGGTGTTGCATTATCTCCTGTAAATGCGATTACTAGTGAAGGGCAGCCAGAGTTACTTATAAAAAATATTCCACCAAAGTCACTGATAAAAGATATCACCATTGATCGTCCACAGATTTATTTTGGAGAATTAACAAATAACTATGTAATCACCAATACAAAAGAAAAAGAATTTGATTATCCAAGTGGAGATCAGAATGCAGAAACTTTCTATGAAGGAAGTGCTGGAATACATCTAGGAGGACTTAACAAGCTTTTATATGCAATAAAAGAAGGGAGTTTAAAAATATTAGTATCTGGAAACATAACTAAAGACAGCAAGATTTTAATATATAGAAATATTAAAGAGAGAGCACAAAAAATTGCACCTTTTATTTATTATGATGAAGATCCTTATCTTGTAATAGATGACGGAAAGTTATATTGGATTTTAGATGGCTATACGGTTAGTAGTAATTATCCTTATGCAAAACCCTATGCAAATGGACGTACAAATTATATTAGAAATTCTGTAAAGGTAGTGATTGATGCTTATAATGGAGATACTACTTACTATGTATCAGATGAAAAAGACCCTATTATTCAGACAATGATAAAAATTTTCCCTCAATTGTTTACGGATATGGATAAAATGCCTGAAGGAATAAAAAAGCATATAAGATACCCACAAACATTATTTGATATACAAGCAAATGTATATAAAGTGTATCATATGACAGATACAGATGTATTTTATCAAAAGGAAGATTTATGGGATATTGCTAATGAGATTTATGAAAGAGAAAAGCAAGTTATGGAATCTAATTATTTCATCATGAAATTGCCAGGTGAGAAGAAGGAGGAATTCTTACTTTCTATTCCTTATACACCAAAAAATAAGCCTAATATGACAGCACTTCTTATGGCAAGAAATGATGGAGAAAATTATGGAAAACTCATTATTTATAAGATGCCAAAGCAAAAAAATGTTTATGGTCCAATGCAGATAGAATCTAAAATAGACCAAGATACTACAATTTCAAAGGAGTTCTCATTATGGGGGCAAAAGGGATCTACCTATATTAGAGGAAATCTATTGACTATACCTATTGGAAATTCACTGCTATATATTGAACCAATTTATTTAAAAGCGGATAATGAAAATAGTTTGCCAGAAGTAAAAAGGGTTGTTGTGGCTTATGGTGATAAAATTGCTTATGAAGAAACCTTAGATAAAGCTTTATCTAAGTTGTTTGGAGAAGAGCAAAAACCAGATATTACTATTCCAAAAGAGGATACATTAAATATAAGCCAATTGATTCTAAAAGCAAATCAAGTATTTTATCAAGCACAAGAAGCACAAAGAAAAGGAAATTGGGCAGATTATGGAAAATATATTGATGAATTAAAAGTATTATTAGAAAGATTAAAAAATATAGAATAAACAAAGGGATCTCGTTTTGAGATCCCTTTTTAATCTAAAAGAAAATACTTACTAAATTATGATAAATATTTAGTATTGGAGGGCTAATGATTTTATCAATTAAATTGGTGATAATTAATAAAGGAAGTATAATTCTTCCCTTTGTGTAAATTTCATAATAAAAAGGTTTTTCCTTTAGTCCAAGTATTCCAAAGAAGATATGAGAACCATCTAATGGTGGAATAGGGAGTAAATTAAATACAAATAAAACAACATTTATCCATACAGTATAATCAAAAACATCCATAATAGTTGTATAAAGATTATTAGGAATAGGTAGGTTATAGCATATTTTCATCAATATAAGAAAAAATAAAGCAATGATTAAATTCATAACAGGACCTGCTAATGATACGAGTATATCGTCTCTTCTTGGATTTTTAAAATTGTTTTCATTAATCATAACAGGTTTTGCCCATCCAAATCCAGCCCAAAGTATAAAAAGAAAACCGAATGGATCAATATGAACATGAGGACTTAGTGAAAGTCTACCTTCAAGCTTTGGGGTATCATCCCCTAACCAAACAGCTACTTGTGCATGTGCATACTCATGAAAGGAAAATCCTATCATAATTCCAGGTATTAATAAAAGTGTTTCTCTTACGTCCATGAATTTCCTCCTTTATATTGTTAAAAAGTCTATATTTATTGTATAACAAATTATTCTATTTGGAAACAATTAACTTTTGGAATTATTTTGGTATGTTTTATATTTTTCATTTAAAAGGATATTGGATTCTTTTAACTTATTTTTAATAAAATGATTAAATTTATATGAACCTATTTCTTTTTTTAATCTTTTTTTTATAATAGAATATTTAATTTTTTCAAATAGATAGTTACGATAAGCTTCTTCTGTATCTAATTGAAAGAGTTCTTTTTCTCTTGTTTTCATAAAGGAATAAAAATATTGATAATATATATTCTCATCTATTTTTTCTTGAATATTGCATAAATATGTTTCATAAGCTTTTTCTAATTCATTTTTTGTAGGCAAAAGAGATCTAGATTTTGCTTCTTGCAATATGATTACATCTTTTAAAGCTTCTTCAAAAGCAGCTATAACATTATTTTGCTTATTCAATATTTCTTCATAGACATCAATTTCTTTTAGTAAAAAATATCTTAAAGCTTCTACATCTTTATATCCATTTAATGAAGCAATAAAGTTTCTTGCATCTTCAAGCTTTTTGTTTTTTAGTAAATTTATAACATAATCTATATGATCTTGTCTTAAATGGAGTAGTTCTAGATTTGGATATATGTTATTTTTAAAGCTATTATACATATATAAATCTTTCTCTAATTGAAAGGTTTTAAGCTTTTTTTGTATATCTTCTACTGTTATGATATGACCATTTACAACAGCAATTTGGTTTGAATCTAAAGTTCTATGTTTTACACAGGAAGGAAGAAACATAGATATTATTATGATGATATAAATACAAAAGGATCTCAATATAATCACCTCAAAATAACACTAAAATTTTCCAATATAAAGTCCTATATTTTATGTATTAACCTATACACAAAAATATTCCCAAAATACAAAAATACAAGCCTTTTTGCATTTTGGGAATAGTATGTATATCTATGGAAAAGAGAACTATCTCATTCTAAGAAGCTTCAATTCTTCTATAGACATAGTGTCTAGATTTCTAGCCATATGTGCAAATTCTCTCCTACTTATAATTCCTTTTGAAATAAGGATTTCTATGATTGCAGCAATGGCAAGAGTATTTCTATAATCAATTTCTTTTAAATCTCCTATTTGAGCATATAAATCAATATCATACATTTTTTTTACCCCCTTAATAATTTTTGTATTTTTAGTATTAGCCAAAATAAGGTTTATAATACATATTATTCAAAAAAATAGAAATGCATATTGTTAACATTTTATAAATATAATTCATAATATAAGGATAAACCCTGAATATGGGAGGAAAAACTATGGAACAAAATTATGAGCTTACTACGAGGAGATATTTTTTTGAGCTTGGAAAGCTTTTTTTAAAATCTATAGTAGCATATTGCTTAAATAGAGATGATCAGCTTGAAAAATTATATTATCGTACAATGGATATACATATAGAATACATTGAAAAATACTATGATGAAGAAGAAAAGGAAGAACGATTTAAAGAAAGAATTTATGAATTATTAGATTTAATTGCTTTAAGGGAGCAAAATAATATCTTAAAAATAAAGGATAGAATATATAAAGGAATAAAACTAAGAGAAAACATTATAGATGATATGTATATAGAGTTATGGTTAATTAATAAGGACTTATATTTATATATATTTGAAAAATGTAAAAGGGAAGAAATACTGCCTTTTTATATTGAAGATCCATATCTTATATGTCTTGATCAAGTATATTATGCATTAAGAAATAAAAGAGTAGAGGGACTTTTATCCCTTTTATATAAAAAAAGCGAATAAAAGAATAAAAATATTGAAAAGCTATATGTAATATGTTAAAATATCCTAAAAACAATAAAGGCAATGAAGGGAAATAGTAAATAATCAAATTTCTTTAGAGAGTCGGTGGTTGCTGAGAACCGATGAAATTTGTTATTGAATCCGTCCTGAAGTCGCGAGCTGAAATTCTAGTAAGCTTTGTCGGGTGCGACCGTTATATCGCAGTAAAGCGGACTGATTTTTTCAGCCAATAAGGGTGGCAACGCGGAAGCACAACCTTTCGTCCCTATTTAGGGATGGAGGGTTTTTATTTTTGAAATAAAAGAGGAGGAAACCAAATGCTAGATATTAAAAGAATAAGAGCGAATTTAGATGAAGTAAAAGAATTAATCAAAAGACGTGGACAGGGAGATTATGGTTTAGATCAGGTTGTCCAATTAGATGAAAAAAGAAGAAATATTTTGCAAGAAGTAGAACAGATGAAAAATAGACAAAATACTGTATCAAAAGAAATTCCAAAGCTTAAAAAAGAAGGAAAAGATGCATCTAGCGTATTAGCTGAGATGAAAGAGTTATCTTCAAAAATTAAAGCTCTTGATGAAGAAGTAAAGAAAGTTGAAGAAGATATAAAAAATTTGCTTTTAGGAATTCCAAATACGCCGCATAAGGATGTGCCTGTTGGTAAGAGTGATGAAGATAATATAGAAGTGAAAAAATGGGGAGAACCTACAAAATTTGATTTTGATTATAAAGCTCATTGGGATATTGGAACAGAATTAGGTATTTTAGATTTTGAAACAGCAAGCAAGATTACAGGAACAAGATTTACTGTATATAAGGGGCTTGGTGCGAGATTAGAAAGAGCAATAATTAATTTTATGCTAGATTTACACACAACAGAAAATGGTTATGTTGAAATACTTCCACCATTTATGGTGAATAGAGATAGTATGACGGGAACAGGGCAGCTTCCTAAATTTGAAGATGATATGTTCCACATTCCAAGTAAGGATTTCTTTTTAATTCCTACAGCAGAAGTTCCTGTAACGAATTTATACATGAATGATATATTAGATGGTGAAAAGCTTCCTATATATCATACTGCTTATACACCATGCTTTAGAAAGGAAGCAGGTTCTGCAGGAAGGGATACAAGAGGATTAATAAGACAACATCAGTTTAATAAAGTGGAATTAGTGAAATTTGTAAAACCTGAAGAATCTTATAAAGAATTAGAATCATTGCTTTTAGCTGCAGAAGAAGTATTAAAAAGATTAGAGATTCCTTATAGAGTTGTAAAGCTTTGTACAGGAGACTTAGGATTTAGTTCAGCTACTACTTATGATATAGAAGTATGGATGCCAAGCTATAATCGATATTTAGAAATATCTTCTTGCAGTAATTTCGAAGATTTTCAAGCGAGACGTGCCAATATTAGATTTAGACCAGAGCCAAAGGGAAAAGTAGAATATGTTCATACATTAAATGGTTCAGGATTAGCTGTAGGCAGAACGTTAGCTGCAATTTTAGAAAACTATCAACAGGAAGATGGTTCTGTTGTTATTCCAAAAGAATTAAGACCATATATGGGTGGATTAGAAAGGATTACAAAATAATGGAGAGGCTAGTGCCTCTCTATTTTTAATCTACATCATCATCATCATGATCATCTTCTAATAATGAATCAAATATAATGTCTTTTTCTTTCTCGTCTAAAGAATATGATAAAATATTTATTTTTGCTTCTCCCATAACTTCTACGCCTAATTCATAAGCTACTTGAATAGCAATTGTAGGAAGCCCAGACTTGTTTACAATCATTGCGCCTTGAGATACTGGATTTTTGTTTATCCATGCAATGATACGCTTGTTGAAATAATCTTGTTGGTAATATTTTTCTCCTTCTAAGCTTTCAACCGGTATTACCTCAGAGAATTTTGAATAGCTTTTAGATACATTTGTATCTCCATTTGCTTCATACCATACATGTACTTCAAATTCTCCATTGATTCTGATATTGATATTGTCATCTGAAAATTCTTCGAATTTACTTCCGTTTATTTCAGCATTTGTTACTGCACAGCCTAAAATACGATCAGGTTCTACATTATCTTCAGAGCTTATATATACAGTAGTTTGACATGGATGTATGGCTCTTCCACAAACTGCATTTGTAATAATTGTTCTCATGGTGCTCTTATAATTATCCTTATAACTTTTATTTTTCATGATCTCCCTCCCTTTCTTTTACGAATTTATAAGTATCTATTCTTATAATATTCTGTGGCTATAAAGATGTGCTATTATTCTCAATATTTTTTTAAAATTACTCTATTATATTAAAATCACAAATTAGGTGTATCACCTTTCTATCATATAGGAATATAATGTATTGAGTAAAAAAAAAGGAGGGAAACTTAGTGAGATATAGAGAAAAATTTGAAGGAAATAGGGAAGAAATTTATGAGCAATTAAAGGAAACTGTTACAAATTTATTTAAGGGAAATCTTAGGGTAGAAGAGGCTAGTGTAAGAATTCCAAAGGATAAACTTCTTGAGTATAAAGTAAAATATGAAGATACTCCAGCTGAAGGACAATTATCTATAAAAATAACTTGGACTTATATTGAAGAACCAGAAGAGGAAGTAGATGAAGAATTCTAGAAATTATAGTAAAAATAGGGGGAGCAATCCCCCTATTATTTTAAGGAGGAAAGATGATGGATAATTCTATCATGAAAGAGATAAAAACTGTATTAAAAGAATATGATATAACTGTTTTAAATATAAAAACAGAATCTTACAAAGGGAAAAAAGGTGTGTGGTGGATTAAAACACAAAAGGATTATAAGATTTTAAAAAAACAGGCTTATTCAGATAAGACATTAGAATTTATTATTGCAGCTATGGAACATCTTGTGAAAAATGGAATATATATACCTAAAATTATAAAAACAAAAAAAGGAGATTCATATGTTTTATTAAATGAAACTCCTTATTTACTCAGTGAAGCAATTAATGGAAAAACCTTAAATTATAATAGCTCTGAAAATATAAAAAAAATAGTTACGGAGCTTGCTAATTTTCATAGAGCATCTGTAGGATTTGTTCCACCAAAGGGGTGTAAAGTAAGAACTCATTTGGGAAGATGGATAGAAAAATATGAAAAGGAAGTAGAAAAATTAAAAAATTACTATGATATAGAATGTAAGAAAGAAATTCATTCAGCTTTTGGGGAAGAAATATTAAAAGAATTTCCATACTTTTATAAAAGAATGAAAAAAGCCATAGATGGATTTAATAAGTCAGAATATCATAAATGGGTAGAAGAGGTTAAGAAGGAAGGCTGTTTATGCCATCAAGATTTTACAGCAGGAAATCTTATTTTTACTGATAAAAATGAAATATATGTACTAGATTTAGACTCTATAACTATTGATATACCCCTTCGAGATATTAGGAAAATTTTAAATAAAATCATGAAGAGAAAGAAAAAATGGGATTTGACTTTAGTAAGAGATATTTTGAAATGGTACCATATGAAAAATCCTTTAAAAGAATACCAATGGCAGGTTCTTAAGCCTACGTTGACATATCCTCATCTATTTTCAGGGATTATGGGTAAATATTATGAAAAAAGAGAAAAAACTTGGACAGAGGAAAAATATTTAAGAAGATTAAAAGAAATGATTCAAATTGATAAATCTTTGGATAAAGTTATTGAGAATTTCAATAAAATTCTTCCATTATGATGAAGGAGGAATACTTGTGAAGAAAGGAAATAATACAGAGTTAAAAGAATTGGCAAAATCAGTACTAAAAAATTATAATATCATTCCAGATGATTTGAATATTATTCAAAATAATGGATTAAAGACATTATGGAAGGTTACACATAATCAACAAAATAAGTGCTTAAAGAGATTAAAACATGAAAAAGATAAAGCTTTGTTTACAGTAAATGCTCAAATATATATTTGGAATAAAGGAGGAAAAGTTCCAAAGGTTTATTTAAATGATAAAAAAGAACCTATTACAGAGTATAATGGACAATTATTTGTATTGTATGAATGGATAGATGGGAAAGATTTATATTTTAACAAAAGTAAAGATTTGAGTATTGCATTAGAAGGTTTAGCCAAATTTCATGTAGCTTCTAAAGGGTATAAAGCACCATTAGGTGCTAAGATTTCATCAAAGCTAGGAAGATGGCCTAGTCAATATGAATCTATGAAAAATAGAATGCTAAAATGGAAGGAGCAGGCTAAACAAAATCCTAAAAATAAAGCTTATTCGGCTTATTTAAAATCAATTGATACTATTATAGCTATTGCAGATAAAGCATTGAATGATCTAAAGAAATCTCCTTATAATACTTTAACAGATATAGCTTTAGAAGAATCTTCGTTATGCCATCAGGATTATGGAAAGGGAAATGTATTGCTTTTAGGAAATGATGCATATGTAATAGATCTAGATGGATTAACTTATGATTTGGTTATTAGGGATTTAAGAAAGATTATAGGAAAGCGTATTGAAAAGGGTGGAAAATGGGATAAAGGTGTTATAGAAACTATCATAAAATATTATGAAAAGGGAAATAAATTGACAGAAGATGAGAGAGAAATTTTAAAGATTGATTTACTATTTCCCCATTGGTTTTTTGCAAAAGTAAAAAATATTTTCAAAAAGAATAAAACACTCAATCCTTATGAAATATTAAAAATTGCACAATTAGAGAAAAGTAAAGAGATTGTTTTAAAAGATCTATTTTAAAGGGGGATTTATGTGAAGATAGCAATGATTTGTACAGAAAAGCTACCAGTTCCCCCTATTTTAGGGGGAGCTATTCAAATATATATTAATGCCTTATTACCTATTTTATCGAAGCATCATGAAATTACACTTTTTAGTCTTTATAATAGCAAATTACCTAGTAGAGAAAAGAAAGGAAATATAAGACATATTCGTGTATTGGGGAAAACAGCAGATCAATATATTAATAATATTAAAAATGAAATTTCAAAAGAGAAATTTGATTTAATTCATGTATTTAATAGACCCCTTTGGGTGCTTCGTATAATGGATGTTGCAAAAGATAGTACCATAAGTCTTAGTCTTCATAACGAAATGTTTTCTCCTAAAAAAATTAATAAAGCTAGAGCACAAAAGTGTATAGATAGAGTAAGCTTTATTAGTACAGTGAGCAAATTTATTGCTGATGATGTAGCAAGTATGTATCCTTCTGCGAAGGATAAATTATATCCAGTTTATTCTGCTGTAGATCTAAACAGAATAAAGCCTTTTTGGGATGAAAGTATAATAGAAGAAAGAAAATCATTAAGAAGACAATATGGATTAGAAAATCATAAAATAATTCTTTCAGTAGGAAGATTATCAAAGAAAAAAGGTAGTCATATTATTTTAAAAGCTATGGAGAAAGTAATGAATACTTATTCAAATACAGCACTAGTTTTTGTAGGAAGTAAGTGGTATGGAAGTAATGCAACAGATGATTATGTAAAAAAAGTACAGGAATTTTCTAAGAGGCTAAAAGGTTCCGTAATTTTCACAGGATTTTTAGTC includes:
- a CDS encoding PTS transporter subunit IIC, whose translation is MKKENLAFREYITKALNGMALGLFSSLIIGLILKQVGDYAGLEALVKFGKMAQFVMGPAIGAGVAFSIGAPPLGIFACIVTGAIGAGTIASSEGGTFIVKIGEPVGAFVAALVGAEFSKFISGKTKVDIVLVPAATIIIGGLAGIFIGPIMASVMKTLGGIINRATELRPIPMGIIISVLMGMILTLPISSAALSISLGLNGLAAGASVVGCATQMIGFAVASYRENGIGGAIAQGLGTSMLQVPNIIKNPFIWIPPTLASAILGPIATYVLKMENNSIGAGMGTSGLVGQFGTIAAMGGSQSTTIIIGKIALLHFILPALLTFIISEYMRKKGWIKYGDMKLNP
- a CDS encoding UPF0182 family membrane protein, which encodes MRKGKVVLVGLVMAIFFVLTSFTSIINFITDYQWFKEIGYNEVFLTKIITQFKIGVPLFIILTLLLYLYLLSIKKNYNKKIHTVYIGISEKRINQMALGIATFVSFLGTLAVCGNLWFEILKFFNMTKFNIKDPIFNHDISFYMLRLPLLEKIYYLLMTFIVFLVIITVVFYMIMMSTRRPTLFDVNQEMGEARGRRFNSDNGRQLLHIALGQLTFLGVIFFIVLGLGYILKTYDLLYSPRGVAYGASFTDIHITLWDYRVKIIISIISAVLLVIGAKSRKMKLALSGPVIMILLSIVGNMIALGVQNFIVAPDEISKERKYLKYNIKYTKMAYGLDKIEEKNFRADQTITRGDLEENKETIKNIRINDYRPTKQFYNQRQGIRLYYQFHDVDIDRYNIDGQLTQVFLSGREIDERKISEQWINQHLKYTHGYGVALSPVNAITSEGQPELLIKNIPPKSLIKDITIDRPQIYFGELTNNYVITNTKEKEFDYPSGDQNAETFYEGSAGIHLGGLNKLLYAIKEGSLKILVSGNITKDSKILIYRNIKERAQKIAPFIYYDEDPYLVIDDGKLYWILDGYTVSSNYPYAKPYANGRTNYIRNSVKVVIDAYNGDTTYYVSDEKDPIIQTMIKIFPQLFTDMDKMPEGIKKHIRYPQTLFDIQANVYKVYHMTDTDVFYQKEDLWDIANEIYEREKQVMESNYFIMKLPGEKKEEFLLSIPYTPKNKPNMTALLMARNDGENYGKLIIYKMPKQKNVYGPMQIESKIDQDTTISKEFSLWGQKGSTYIRGNLLTIPIGNSLLYIEPIYLKADNENSLPEVKRVVVAYGDKIAYEETLDKALSKLFGEEQKPDITIPKEDTLNISQLILKANQVFYQAQEAQRKGNWADYGKYIDELKVLLERLKNIE
- a CDS encoding site-2 protease family protein; the protein is MDVRETLLLIPGIMIGFSFHEYAHAQVAVWLGDDTPKLEGRLSLSPHVHIDPFGFLFILWAGFGWAKPVMINENNFKNPRRDDILVSLAGPVMNLIIALFFLILMKICYNLPIPNNLYTTIMDVFDYTVWINVVLFVFNLLPIPPLDGSHIFFGILGLKEKPFYYEIYTKGRIILPLLIITNLIDKIISPPILNIYHNLVSIFF
- the serS gene encoding serine--tRNA ligase, with product MLDIKRIRANLDEVKELIKRRGQGDYGLDQVVQLDEKRRNILQEVEQMKNRQNTVSKEIPKLKKEGKDASSVLAEMKELSSKIKALDEEVKKVEEDIKNLLLGIPNTPHKDVPVGKSDEDNIEVKKWGEPTKFDFDYKAHWDIGTELGILDFETASKITGTRFTVYKGLGARLERAIINFMLDLHTTENGYVEILPPFMVNRDSMTGTGQLPKFEDDMFHIPSKDFFLIPTAEVPVTNLYMNDILDGEKLPIYHTAYTPCFRKEAGSAGRDTRGLIRQHQFNKVELVKFVKPEESYKELESLLLAAEEVLKRLEIPYRVVKLCTGDLGFSSATTYDIEVWMPSYNRYLEISSCSNFEDFQARRANIRFRPEPKGKVEYVHTLNGSGLAVGRTLAAILENYQQEDGSVVIPKELRPYMGGLERITK
- the cotE gene encoding outer spore coat protein CotE, coding for MKNKSYKDNYKSTMRTIITNAVCGRAIHPCQTTVYISSEDNVEPDRILGCAVTNAEINGSKFEEFSDDNINIRINGEFEVHVWYEANGDTNVSKSYSKFSEVIPVESLEGEKYYQQDYFNKRIIAWINKNPVSQGAMIVNKSGLPTIAIQVAYELGVEVMGEAKINILSYSLDEKEKDIIFDSLLEDDHDDDDVD
- a CDS encoding CotS family spore coat protein, which gives rise to MDNSIMKEIKTVLKEYDITVLNIKTESYKGKKGVWWIKTQKDYKILKKQAYSDKTLEFIIAAMEHLVKNGIYIPKIIKTKKGDSYVLLNETPYLLSEAINGKTLNYNSSENIKKIVTELANFHRASVGFVPPKGCKVRTHLGRWIEKYEKEVEKLKNYYDIECKKEIHSAFGEEILKEFPYFYKRMKKAIDGFNKSEYHKWVEEVKKEGCLCHQDFTAGNLIFTDKNEIYVLDLDSITIDIPLRDIRKILNKIMKRKKKWDLTLVRDILKWYHMKNPLKEYQWQVLKPTLTYPHLFSGIMGKYYEKREKTWTEEKYLRRLKEMIQIDKSLDKVIENFNKILPL
- a CDS encoding CotS family spore coat protein: MKKGNNTELKELAKSVLKNYNIIPDDLNIIQNNGLKTLWKVTHNQQNKCLKRLKHEKDKALFTVNAQIYIWNKGGKVPKVYLNDKKEPITEYNGQLFVLYEWIDGKDLYFNKSKDLSIALEGLAKFHVASKGYKAPLGAKISSKLGRWPSQYESMKNRMLKWKEQAKQNPKNKAYSAYLKSIDTIIAIADKALNDLKKSPYNTLTDIALEESSLCHQDYGKGNVLLLGNDAYVIDLDGLTYDLVIRDLRKIIGKRIEKGGKWDKGVIETIIKYYEKGNKLTEDEREILKIDLLFPHWFFAKVKNIFKKNKTLNPYEILKIAQLEKSKEIVLKDLF
- a CDS encoding glycosyltransferase family 4 protein encodes the protein MKIAMICTEKLPVPPILGGAIQIYINALLPILSKHHEITLFSLYNSKLPSREKKGNIRHIRVLGKTADQYINNIKNEISKEKFDLIHVFNRPLWVLRIMDVAKDSTISLSLHNEMFSPKKINKARAQKCIDRVSFISTVSKFIADDVASMYPSAKDKLYPVYSAVDLNRIKPFWDESIIEERKSLRRQYGLENHKIILSVGRLSKKKGSHIILKAMEKVMNTYSNTALVFVGSKWYGSNATDDYVKKVQEFSKRLKGSVIFTGFLVPDEVPKYYNMGDIFVCASQWREPLARVHYEAMAAGLPIITTDRGGNAEVIEENINGISIKEYNNPDIMAQKIIYLLENEKIALNMGKMGRKFAEEKYHWERVASDLLKLFKTV